GTACATCGTAACCTTGCTATCGGACGCACTGTGCCGCCATCTTAGGTGATGACCCCGGTTTCTCTGGTTCTAGCTACTGGTTTCACTTATCGCACCGCAAACCAAGCAACACGTTGCGCAGGATGTACACAAAACActaccacacacaaaaaaaaatcaaggtTGATTGGGAAACAGGTGTGATTGTTGTGATCAGCTGTAAGAACCGCAGACTCTGCTTTTCGGGCTTTACTGAACTTTCTGTTTAACGAAAGATCTACTCTCTCCTCTTATACACCTTTCGCAGTTGAGTGAAAGCAAACAATCAGACCTCTGGCACGTGGTAACGCTATATAAATGACACGGTCAATAGGATAGGGTCGATTGGTTCACGCTCCTGACAGCTGATTAGGATCGGGGTTAAGCATATGGCACACGTCGTTGATACTGTGAATCTCTTCCCCTTATCAAGCAACCGACCGGTAACTAACTGGTGATCTTCGCTAGCTCCGGTTATCTGACTTCCGGTATAATCCGAACTACTGCTGACGAATGCGAAATTGCGGTCAATCGCTAACTGATGCCGCAGAGACCGGTTTCACTGGGTTTGAGAGGtgaggtttttgtttcgatctAGCTGTGCACTGTTCCAGCTGGAGTGTGGTGTCAGCGAACCCAGCACGGATCTTCGACGTCGTATCCCGAATACACCAGAGACCCAAATCAAGGTCGGTCGGAAAAACCCCGCACCACCACACCAAACCCGGTTCTTCGCACACAACTACTCTGCAAACCGAGGCGCCGGAAATGGCGCACGAACACACTCCTCGCGTCTGTTCGGTACTGGTGCGGGCGGCGtcgtttgacaaactggcgcACCATCGGCTCTCTTGTGCGCACGGAGACGGTTGGAGGCACAGTCATCCACGTCTCACTCACTATGGGCAATGATCAAGCCAATGCTCATAAATCACTCCGCTCATATCTCCGACTGCGCGTATATAAGAGGTATTTCGGAAACTACATGAATCAGTCACTCTCAAGACCCACTGGTACTTCAAATGATATTCAAACAACTTCAATCTCAATATATAAACAAACCAAGAACCTTAAAAAATACAGGATTCGCAATGTTCAAAAGTATTGTAAGTAAATTAGtattgtgcttaatgaatcttctgAGAtaagtcattcatatgaatctttaaaaaGAATCATTCTAATCGGGAGTCAACTCTCAAAAGGTGGATGACTCTTCGAACAGTGGCAGATTtgagaattcatgaatctttgaagttCAGTTCAATTCcacaattcattcattcgaaCTTCTGAACCGAATTTCTGaagtattttgaaaaataattcttcATTTGAGTTTCAGATCTGATTTCAGATTTACCTGAATCGATTAGCATTAGTGAAAATATTTCGCCTACAACTTGATTTCTTAAAACTCGTCCAAGTCTAACTTTACGGCGATATATTCTCACAATCGTAATTATttcaatgaaaatatttttatccgCAAGAAACAAACTCAACACTCATAGTGCTCCGGGTGCAACAAAATCCCTCACTCTCCCTTCTCTTGGTCGCGCTTCATTAGGTGCGTGCTCTTTGGTGTATTTCTTTTCCCCTCCGCTGTTCGCGATCGCGTCCTTCAATGCGATCAGCTCTCTCGTAAGGTTTTGGCGAAGGTTTTCGTGCGTGAGAGGTTTGTCGCGCGCGCACTCAACCGTCTTCAGCTATACACACCGCGCACTGTTCAGTTTCTTCGGGCCGATTGCTTCACGCTCTGCATAGCCCAACCTTCCGCCGATTAGCTGCTCAGTGGTGGATGTTTACACGCCTTTAGCATTCTCACTACCGAACATGATACATGGTGGAATGGGTTAAAATGTCAAtctaatgaataaataaaaaaaaggtacagcGTACAGTGTGCTTCAGTTTACATGTTGTAATTGTTGTTACACGGAAATCAGTTTCAGTGGAGGCGCCTATCACCCCTTCCCACATATACCACTTCTATTCCAGACGTCTATTGGAGCTACTTCAGCAGACAGTCCTTGTCGGCTCTACGTCAGCTGATCCGTGCAGGTTAGAGAGCACGGGCGCAGGTAGTGCGCACTGTTCGTGCCACCTACCAACAGCAAGCAGAACAAGTAGAAAACGCATCATTCAAATGCATACATGCTTCGCTGCATGTAGAGGTCAACACCGTACCCATCATTAGCAAATTGATCCAACACACACCGCGTCACGCGGATGTGAGAAGGGGTGTGGACATTGAAGACTCATCCATACCGTACTGTCAAGGGCATACCACGCATATTGCCACCGGTTTCCTGTGCCGCAGTCAAAAAGTGGTAGAAATTGCAGCACCAAAACATTAAGACATCCACCACGTAACGTGCAAGTCAGTTGCGGGTGAATTCCAAAATTGAGCCCAATGATCGGCACCGATAGCCACCAGGCCTTACGAAACTAATCATCTTGAGAGCAAGGACAGGTCATTCATCTGAAGATGCAACTTGGCACTGGCGAAAACTTCCAAGGAGTGGGTGTTTGTAGCCTTAGTTTGTCAATTCTGCAATGTCTCTATAGTCTGAACTAAATATGAAGCTCATCTTAATGTGGATCGCAGTACTAAAAGTACTATTAGTAGTCTTCCTTAATGATCTCATCGTCTCGATTAATCCATGAATTTTAATCAAGCGTATTAAAAGATTAACTAAAAAAATCTAGACATCACCTTGACAGATAGGGTGCGAGAAGATGAACATTGCTGTCAAATTGTCGAAGGACTACTTCGAGATCATCCTTGAAAGACAATAATTTTGTACCTCTTCCTCTAAACGCTTCACAGCTTCTCCGGCAGTTCGCGATGACCCCACGCTACACCTCGCGTTACTATCTCGGTTACGCGTACGTATCAGTTCTTGGCTTTCAACGCTTCACATAATCCCCAGCGCAAGATGGTGGCCCACACTGGAGGCGGAGCCAATCCCGATAAGGACTCGGTCGCCAATGTCTGGTGGAGCAGCAATCGGTGCCCGTAATCAGAATCGTACGATGCGACCAAGTACCGCCCGTGCCACATGCTGCGAGGTTCCGACCCGTTTAAGGTTTAAGGTAAAGTCGTTATGTTGCGGAGGAGCAGATTAACCACTTCCGCCTCATGTCCCGTGCGGTTCATCGTCTACAGTTCTTCGTTACGTCGAATCGATCGTACCTATCGTTGTTTTTCGGACCTAAATTCTTAGACACAACGCAATTCGGTTTCGGTTCAATTGAGTGACCtcgtttaaaaacaataacactGCGGGAATTCTCTGAACAAAAGGCGTCTTAAGTTGGACAAACTTTGTCACAGTATGTACTCATCGTACCATTCTTAACAAAGGTGCGAATATTCGTACCTTGAGAATTGTGTTACAGATACTAGGAAAAACCCGCTTATTCCTTCACCTCTCAAAGTCATTATACCGCCATTATACTTCCGCCAACAGTCATTTCCGTTCGCGCaataaagaattaaaaaaaacacaaagttaAACTGAGATTAAATTATTGCTTCCGCTACAAAAGGGTCGCGACCAACACATTCCATGTGTGAAAATAACCAAAACGCGATGTATAGATTTAATTGCATTCGGCATGCAAATTGAGGCCACACGGCGACACACCACCAGCTGTAACTCACCGATTGCAGAGAATGGGTTTCGGACAACTGACACATTGGTGGTAGAGAGTCAACGGGAATGTCTCCGACCGACAGTGGCCTATTTGTTTCCTCATTTCCTCCGGTGTGTTAAGCCGGGTGCGAATATCTTTGGTGAAAGTAGGCTTGCTTTTTGCACTTTTTGCTACTTCATAAATGTACCAAAGACGCTCTTATCGATGTTGTTTAGCATGGAGGAAGCATGGGGGAAAAAACTACATAAAGTTTGGCGAGCATCGTGCCCCCTTCCTTTTTACCTTTACGGATTCGCGCAACGGAATTATTCGACTTTGTTATGAATGTAACTAACTCCCATTATGCCAATGTACCATGTAAGCAtctttaacacacacacacatacacaaaacgaAATGGGGATTTTCCTTTCCTGATTCGATTTGCCCACTCCTCGGCAACAAAGACACGGTGTAAATCAACACACAGCGAACCGTTTTCTTTCGCTCCGATTAGCGACCAACCAACGCATAACGATGAAGTTCCATTTCTCCACATACTACCTGCACCATTCCAGGCAAGTAGGTGTTCGCTTtcattttacttttgttttagCACCACTACTAATTCGagtgccattttgtttactgtttcaaatgaaaacagacGCACACCAAACAAAGCATGCGAATGAGCGATGCTATGGGCATTGCATACGGGTAAGGCGCGTTTGCTTATGGTAGGCGTATTGCATATGCACAGGCGCCGAGTTTATTGTACTGGTGTAACTGATCAATTAGTCGATCAATAAGTAGTCAGTTTAGCATTAAGTGGTTTCCTGACATCCTGACTGGAACATGGCGCAGGTTCCATCGAACACATTGTGCAACATTCGAGTTCCTGAGAGCTAGTCACTAGATATGGTAGATTAAGAATAGCTATGAGGAATCTGGAATAAGTTCATGACTTCACTTCTGATGATCGCTTCTTAGAGCTTGGAGCCTAGAAGATCAGGAAATTTGTCGGAGTATTTCATTTGCTGCTAGAGTAAGTCTCTCAGCAATCCAACATAATAAACCTTTTTCGATTACTCACAATTTTCGAACTGTTCTGAAGTGCTCCGGGGTACTATTCAATTTATTCCAATTACTACTAACTATTTCCAAAATTTACACACTCTGGAAAACTCGGTGACTCGGTGAAATAACACCTGCTACTGCTGTTCTCTCATTTTCTCCAGTTTTCCGTTAACTTTCCAGGAGTTCAGCTTCCGTGAGTATTCCAGGAGTTAttgattggatttttttattatctttcTTCGCGTTTCCGCTCACCCTACAATTGGAGTTTGAAGGTGACTCAATAGACAGACGATAGTCTACCTTCTTTTCTTCAgagtttcttttccttcatcttggcccAAATTTATCACATGGTGAAAGATCTGACAGGTCTACATTATATACCTGCAACCTCATCGCGTGGTCTCTGCAATCCAAAATTCCAAAAGATAAGCAAACACACTTGCTATGCTGTAATAAGGCGTTAAAACGCTTACAACCATCCCAGCACAGTACAGCATAAATCACCACAGATTTGTCATTTCATCTCATCACCAGAAGGAGTGAACTAAAACAATGTAGCACGCGGTAGTTTTAAATCATTTGCAGCAACCAGATTGACTGATTAGCATTGAAAGCGTGGTATGggtaaaaattcattccagtGAGACTTTGAAACAAGCTGGAATTTCCAACATTCAAGACCGTTTAGCGGGTTTACCCGTTGAgacgtttcttttttgttgttcgatttttctcttttgtttaaTTCAACACGAATCTTTAATTCTCCCAGCGGTTAAAAATAGAACCCACTGAACATGGTAGGTGTCGACCTTCTCTCTCGCCGTGACCAAAAGATTCCAGCCGCACTTTCATAAGCGTCCACACAATTTCTCACCATTTGCGAACCAAGTTGGTATTAGATCGTGTCTAAATGTTTCGTGGTTTTTTCTGTCTCTTCATTTTGTCTAAGCGCTCGGCAATGTTGCTCCAGCTGGACACACAGGCGGACTTCTAAGGgtcacaaaagaaaaaaaaacacaacattgcATCTATTTCCCTGCGTGCCGGCATGGGAACCGTTTGCGCAAGGGCATTGCGGTGAAGTAAAATCATTTCGTAAACATAAGCCCACAGCCGTTTGGTACCCACGAACGGTTAGGTGCAAGTGATGCACTTGCACGGTTGAATGCACGAGGAAAAAATGCTATTCATCACACACAGTTTCCACTTCCACTTTTTATTCCGACAACGCCACGTTTTAGGAGGCGATGAGTGCCAGAAGACGAGGAGTTGCACAATCTTGCTATCCATCGGTGTTGGGGAAGCAAAACTGGAGCAAATCACTTCATAggctggtgttgttttttgtgtttgtttgccttcTTCTTTGAAAACTTTATGCAAAGAGAGACGTTTCCGTCCACATCCATGATGAGACACGATGCTGTGTATTCTCTGCAAGCACACCACGCCGTGCGTCACAGCGTGGCCAGATGTACAAATCACGATCGGATACACgatcttcttctgcttttgTTTCTGCTGATGACCGTTCCGTGCTGGCATCCGCTTTGGTAGCCATTACGGAGGTTCTCGATACGGCTATTGTGAGCAGACGTGATGGCAAGATAAAATCCAATCTTGATCATAGTCGCTATGGCAGTAGAAAAATCAGAGATAAGCGAGACTCTTCCCCGGGCCTACAGAAGGGGCAAAGCGAGCAGGAGCGGGGTGTTAATAgtaggtgtgtgtatgtgtgctgatTACCAACACACCGCCACACCAGTACGTTGTTGGCTGCGACATGGAGTCGCACAATGTGGATCTTGTTTGCCTTGCTGGCAAGCTCCATGGGGCCACGTCACACGCGTTGTCAAACTTGCCGGTCCAATTATGGTGACTGTCACGGGTAgatagcgagagagagagtgtgagtGCGTACACGTTGGGGGGGCAACACGAGGTGACACAACGAGCTAGAATTCGCATGAACCAATCGCGATCTTTGCGTGCGATTCGAAAGCAAGTGTATAAACCGCCGCGCGCTCGCCTGTACGCGTTGGCATGTGTGCCAATGAACCCGAAGAATAAAACGGATATGCACACACATGTGTCcatgtgtggtgtggtttcTCTACGCTGATCAAAGCGAATAATCTCGATTGTATTAATTAGAACGTTTCGGTGCAATATTTTCTCCGGCTGCTGGATACTTGTGTGTACGTGTCATATTCTCACGTCATATAACATATCatatacgtactttgtacgtTCGATGACAGCGGCTTGACTCGCCATTTTCGACACTAACATTTATGCTATCAGTAGTAGTTACATCGTGACACAAGGCACATCCCAGGCAGAGGGTATCAGGTTGTACGTTACCTAAATAATTGCAcgtaggttttgttttgtaaataaattatgtacCGCACGTATTAAGATAGAAATGGCTGTATCTTTTTGctgaaaagtaaaaaaaaaacaacctacCACACCCATTCGCTGGGTAAAGTATTAACAAGTTGCTTTGCCGAACGGTGCATAAGACGCAAACACGTTTATCAACATGTTGTGAAATGCAAAAACCTTCCCGGAAAGCGTTAAACTACACCCAAAGGGTACGGATTTTGCTTGCCGGCTTTCGCGCTGTGACACGGAGAGATAGGGAATAATGGAAAGCACCACAAAAGATGCCATAATCGTGGACGCAAAACGTAATCACCGGCACATGGTAACACACGCAGGAAACTGTACGCCACCAGAGTTCTTCGAATTGCCTACGCGTCGAACGCGCATCGGTTTTTCGTTGAACCGGAAACACCAACTCCAACCTCCGTGCGAGGCTCCATGCAGCGTAAAACCGCGTAAGCACCCGCCGAAACCTGGCCTTGACCTTCGGCATCGCGAAACGCGCGGCAGATAGGgcacacacagcagcagcagcagggggAGCTGCGTGCAGCCCACGGCAACAGCAAGTATCAAGCGTAACTCAAGCCATCGTAATGTATAACAGCGATaggcaaaacaaataaacaagcCCGAAATAAAGCTGTAGATAGTGCGAatcaaaaacccaaaacctAATTGTTGAATTTCGTGcgaaacacaaaaaccacgcaaacagcaccaaaaCAAGCTAAATAAGTTGGAAATGTTGTGTGCAAACGGCGCGGGTGCGTGGTACGAAGACAGCCCATTATTGTTagcagcacaaaacaaagcggcgcaaaaaaaaggttgataTATTTAAGCatggctttttgttttctcccttCTGCCCCTGGATCAGTAATTTTTTCCGCTTTACGCTGTTGTAATTCACTGGCATATCGCACGGTGCAACGATTGTGTTTGTACTTTTTTGCACCTCCAATTAAAGTCGCACCAGGGCAGTCGcatttgttttcgattttcgggCGAAACACGGTAGGCACAATATGGCCGGATGGAAATAACAGCTTCTTGTAgtaaacaaaattacaacacCACAAGCGGGTGAAGCAAGTGTGTGGCCATTGGGATGAAACCTATTTCCATACGTTTACGCTAAAATATCcagtgtttatttttacttctttAAATGATCAACATTTAACATAAATAGCACGAAATGTGGCATTTAGAGGTAGCGGTGTGTGGCGTACACCTATCGTGTTTTTGGCGTGCAAGTATTTTTAGATTTACCCAATATTCAACATCCCAGCAGGAAAAACCGtttgcgggttttttttttctaaagcgATGGCACGATCAGATAGGGAGAGTAAGTGGGATATGATGCAATGGTTTTGCGGTATATTGATCGATCGGGATGTTTGTGGTAGGTCACTGATGCGATCTCCACCGTAATTACCGGCATTGATTCATCGCGCCCTAACCGTATGAGCGATGTTGATAGTACGGTGGAAGAAAGTACCACACGTTCCAATCGGACAAACAGCTTTGGCATGACCTAAATTCTCCCAGCGCAAGGAAACAAAGCCAGTTGTCTTCAAATATAATTACTATTTCATATGTCATTAGTCTCCGCTTTCCATCGCTGTTCGCTCTCTCGAGCACTTGGCACACCCAGTAGTTCAAAGATTCTTCCAAAAACGTGAGTTTGAATCAGATTCAaccaacattaaaaaatataccAATGTCAATCGGAATATCTGTGTCTGtgatagctttttttttgttttcgttagaacggtatcgacttattttaccacgtagccggatagatAGTCattccttgctacgggggattggtccggatcgGATTTGgttccggtccgttcgtgtgaagaccggctccgctaccatcatgccaccgggccgctccgcTGTGATAGCTTTATTGTTCCAAAATATACAATCGTGATTTAGACGAATGAAAGGAGACTctattttgccttttttaccCAAGTTTATATCACTGCGAGTCACACAATGAACCCTTTCTCGTGCAAGCCCTCGGATAGACCTTTTTCTGCATCTAGTTATAATTCCACGTCGATGAAATCTAACTAAAAATGCCTACGTGTGACAGACAAGCAGTAACAGAACCATCTTTGTTGTGTCTAGCAAAGGAAAGGGGAAGGAAAGGTAAGATACATGTACGCAACAGTAAATAAACAGACTTAGTGTAGTGTAGACCCAAGACAGCGAAGACAGTGCCTATATTTACAAACGGTACACACCACGTTCCACGTTCGGCACATattggtgttgtttgtttctttttccactGCTTGCAACGAACGCAACAGGCAGGGGATGCAGCCACAGCTCGGCATTATAAATGCACACGCAAATAAGTGCAATAtgaaaaccacaacaaaaaggGTACGATTTGTGTATGCCCGTCACTCACTTTGCTCCGCTATAATCGCGCAAATAATAGCCTCCCTATTGCGGCAACATGCAGGCCTCCCTCGTTTTAGTGtggtttaattaattgattaacGCCCGCACAGtgctgttttttctttcagcTTCGCCTGTGTGATGTACCGGAAGCCCTTACTCCTTCTTCAGTCTTCCACAACCTCCCTTTCCCGTGCGTTAACCATTAAATTGCTTTTCATTTCAGGTTTTCGTGTACAGTAGCTTGTagttgggggaaaaaagataAGTCACTTATCATTGCAATTGTCATTGTAAACCCGCCCTCATCATCCTACACACACCTACCTCCTTTActttgttgcgtttttcccGCACCGCTAGATCAGGATCTTCGCCAACAGTCGCGTTAAAGGTAAGGCTGGCCGGGAACCGGGCTCCCTGATGACGCCGGTCTGCCTGTTCCTGCTCCGGACCATCCTCCTGCTCCAGCCCGTTTTGGGGCGGCTGTACAACACCGTCCGGACCTTCGATGGCCGGTCCGGCCACTACCCCTACCCCACCGGGCAACCGGTTCGCCTGATCCGGTTCATCAATCGGTCCACCTCCCTCCCGCCCAGGCTCACCGGCACCGTCCGGTTCTTCACCTcccccaccaccatcgtcCCCACCGCCCGTATCTGGTTTTTCGAGAAAATCGTCCGGCAGCTCTTTCCGTATCTTCTCCTGCAGCTTCACCCGATCGTCCTGCTTGTGGATGTCCTCCTCCCCGGTACGGCCATGGGCGGGTGGGGGCGCCGGTATGAAAATTTCCGGCCCTGCCCGCTGAAACTGTTTGTACGCCTTCAACACCCGGTCCGCGCTGAAGTTATCCGGCAGGAAGAAAAATCCGCCAAAACAGACGAACCCGAATGTGGACAGAACGAGCAGGATGAGACATTTTTCCCGTGACCGGAACGATCGCCGACCGAGGAATTGATTCGTGACCGATCCGTTCGTCGTACCACCGCCGCCGGTACCGCTGCCTACCCGTTGATAGGTGGGCAACATAGCTTGTACTCCTTTTGTGTTGTTATTGCTTCTACGGTGGGTTTTCTCACGAAACGACCTTGACCGTTTCTAGACGCGCTGGTTGGCTGTGTGTGACAGTCGCATACATTCACCGACAGCAAGAATTCGTGCTCTAACAGCTTGCAATATTCCAGCCAGCTTCCCTTTCACGCGACCACACAAATAAAACCCGTTTTAACTCCGTGTTGGTTCccgtttttctctctctctttcccttaCTTCCCGTTCTATCGCTCTCTGTTCTCTGGGCCTTTCCGGCTTGTTTTGTTCTTGGTGAGGTAGAGTTGAAGGACACTCGCTGGTGGATGCGTTCCTCTTCGTTTGTAGCCTTATTTCACGCAGAGTTTTCCAACGCTTCAGGTAGCTAAAATGAAGAGTGTCCCTGTTACCCCGTTTTTCGCCTTTTTCCACCGGGCACCGCTTGAATTTTTGCCGCGAAGGAGCAACTTCGCAcagtacgtttttttttcgcaaatcgatcgattggcGTTTCCTGCTGCGGCCAACTATATTACCGGGCGTAGGAGTACTAAGTGATGATGTTGACGATGTCGTGGAGGGAGGTGGTGTGCAgttggtttttatttgcacACCTATTTTCCGGTGAAAGTTCGTGGGCATTTAATCATGGTGGACATCCTTCCTTTCCTTCACTAATTAGCCGTTTTCCGTGCGCGTTGCCTTCGTCGCGTTCGTCTATTACTGTTTTCTTCGCGTACCCGGCTTATGTGCTTACGTTGCGTTCACGTACTGCAAAAGCTGCATTTGGAATGCTTACTGCATATGCTTGGTTGATGGTTGCTTTGGTAGTTTTGGTCCGGGGGGTTGATTGGCCCTTTGCGGGTTTCGTTCCGTTGTCACGGTTGATGGGGCttacacgcacatacacacccttCACCTCTTTTCTTCACAAAGCCGGAGCGGATAATGCGTTGGGCCAAGAACGGGATGTGTGGGAGGAACAGGAAGTAGAACAGTGTGAACGTGCTAATCTCGCCCACGCGTGTGCGGGGTGAGGATGTTTTTTGGACGGAAAGTTgcggaacaacaacaacaacacaacaaaacaacacaaccagGTTGTGTGGTTAAATGGTGGCCCAACAGCAGCACATAACCCTCTCACCAATGCGCCATTGCAGTTTCGCAACCGAAATCGATCGCACCGCACTGTCTTTGATGCGATGAAAACACGGACGAGCTACAAACACTGCACGATAATTCACGGAAACGGCACAttaatccacacacacacacacgacgaaACGTACACGCACGATGCCGGAGGAACTAAAGGGGATAAATCACAGGCCGTTGTTGAACGAGCGAGAACGCATCACAAGAACTCTGTCTGATTTTACCACTCGATAGAAAAAGATAGAATGCTTCGTAAAGAAGGTGGAAGGGAAAGAGCTACCCAAAAAGCCTCGGTAGAACCgcaattattttttcacaTGTAAATCACTGAGCACTGGACACATAACAAAGCACACGCATATGAAAATAGCACAATTTAGAGCAACACTTTAATTTGTACCGAGATTTGGTATGGCCGTCGCTGCATAAATACAGTGATTTCTGTCTCAAGTGTGTCCAGATCCGACCGTACCGTGCACTCCGTTACGAGCAGTGCGTGTGGAAAGCAAGCGCTGCTCTCAATCTTGCAGTCAACCATTGACTTTATGTCCACCGTGAAATTCCAATGTGTCTTCTGTGCCCATAGTCCAATGGTAGAGCGAGAGCAGCATACATTTTTCATATAGGAAAAAAGAGATACAATATGACCGTTAAAATTATGTTGACAGATGGATCGTCATTTATGACAGTTGCGTCATAAACGTCATCGCTGCAGGGCTAGTCTAGTGCTGTAAATGCTCCGAAACGACAATCACgaaaactaataaaattaAGACATAAAATTATGCTGTGaattaattattacaaaaGTGGTCGTTTACTTTACAATGCATGGTGTAGATCAAGTTGAACGTAggcaaaaatttgaaaacaatcgAACAATAGGAAAACCAATTTTAACttgagaaaaaataattgGTAAAAATGCACATATAATTCTATTTAACTAAATAAACTAACATTTGAAAGACTCAACTGCTTTTTCTCTTTAATTGTTTCGTATTAAATTTGAGTAagataataaattgaaattaaattaacgaaAATGTTCTAACAGCCCTGTAAAATAACCGGCATTGAAGAAACAATACGGTTCGAAGAAGCAAACGTCGCTACACTGTTTGAACATTCTACCGCAGAAGTAGTATTGTGTACAGGAAAACAAAGTGAAAATGACCGATAGTGAAAAGTCGAATCGAAGACCGCGTGTTGATATCGAATATTGGTAAGCATCTACTACTTTCCCCGGCAAATCACTCGCTAATAATGCAATTGTTCCCTTGTAGTAATGTGTGCAACTCAAAACCTCAGTGCCTGGAGTTGGCGAGCATTATACGTGAACAAATCCCCGAAGCGGATGTCGTGTGTCGGACGGGAAGGCGCGGTTCGTTCGAGGTGCAGATCAACGATACACTGGTACACTCGAAGCTGAGCTCGTTGGCTTTCCCACACTACGAGGATGTGGTGCAGAACGTACGTAATGCAAGGAACGGTCTGCCCGTAAACAAA
This window of the Anopheles moucheti chromosome X, idAnoMoucSN_F20_07, whole genome shotgun sequence genome carries:
- the LOC128307386 gene encoding migration and invasion enhancer 1, with amino-acid sequence MTDSEKSNRRPRVDIEYCNVCNSKPQCLELASIIREQIPEADVVCRTGRRGSFEVQINDTLVHSKLSSLAFPHYEDVVQNVRNARNGLPVNKVAEQPITDCVVQ